In Woeseia oceani, one DNA window encodes the following:
- a CDS encoding amidohydrolase has product MSTLDLTIIQTELDWHDPAANRERFAARIGALDTESDLIVLPEMFTTGFSMDAPGQAETMAGPSLQWLADQAANANAAICGSLIIEEDGQYYNRFIFMQPDGAFAHYDKRHLFRLAGEGEHYQAGSALPTFTLKQWRIRPMVCYDLRFPLWSRRRQDDDFDLLIYVANWPRPRHHAWETLLRARAIENQCYVAGVNRIGTDDNGLPYAGGSTVIDYLGQNMVDLGEQDGSAHAALDNAGLVKFRQKFPFAADADRFTLER; this is encoded by the coding sequence ATGTCGACTCTAGACCTGACAATAATTCAAACGGAGCTGGACTGGCATGATCCGGCAGCCAACCGCGAACGTTTCGCTGCCCGTATCGGTGCGCTTGATACTGAAAGCGACCTGATCGTCCTGCCGGAGATGTTCACGACCGGATTTTCCATGGATGCGCCGGGACAGGCGGAAACGATGGCTGGACCGTCACTGCAGTGGCTCGCTGATCAGGCTGCAAACGCAAACGCGGCGATCTGTGGCAGCCTCATCATTGAAGAAGACGGGCAATACTACAATCGTTTCATATTCATGCAGCCTGACGGAGCGTTTGCACACTACGACAAACGCCACTTGTTTCGGCTGGCCGGCGAAGGCGAGCATTACCAGGCGGGCTCAGCGCTGCCAACGTTCACGCTTAAACAGTGGCGAATTCGACCTATGGTTTGCTACGACCTGCGATTCCCGTTGTGGAGCCGACGACGTCAGGATGACGACTTCGACCTGCTGATTTACGTCGCCAACTGGCCAAGACCCCGGCATCACGCATGGGAGACCTTGCTGCGTGCACGCGCCATTGAGAATCAATGTTACGTTGCCGGCGTCAATCGCATCGGCACGGATGACAATGGACTGCCCTATGCCGGCGGCAGCACGGTGATTGATTACCTCGGCCAGAACATGGTCGATCTGGGTGAGCAAGACGGGTCAGCGCATGCTGCGCTGGATAATGCCGGACTCGTGAAGTTTCGGCAGAAGTTTCCGTTCGCTGCCGACGCGGACCGGTTCACGCTTGAGCGATAG